TAAACATCCTTAAACATAATTTAACATAATTTAACTTGTTCctaatacaggaggaggaggacctgaaggcactgTTACCGAGCCCAAACTAGAATGGGGCCTCACTTACTCCTAGCCATGAgcacctgcacaggagcaccgTTTGTGAGGCCCCCGACCATCCCCTTGAAGAATTTTTCCATagggctgggaaccgctcccagcccacctccacactgtatcccatcacctccatgccatccacatgtacctccaggtctctctcctgCCACCGCTGCTGTGACAAGGAGGGCGGGCGGGTACACTTTTGTTTCCTGCGTCCCGACTGACCCTAACTTCCTTTCTCCCTTCTTATACCCCCTTCCTAACTCCTCCCTTTCCTCTTCCAACTTCCCGCTCTAACACTTTTAACCCTATCCCTGCTGcataatccccctgtcatgtgcccctccagtACTATTCTATCCCTTGCAGGGCATTCTGTCCGATAAAATTCCGTCCAAACAATGaacatgtacattttttgggTGGGCGTCTGCATTTCAGCGGCCTAAATATATGACAGAATTGTTGCAGAGTAGAAGATCTGCAGCATTTCAAGATCACAGTCTGAACCAAAAACCTGCACTAAACCACAAGGATTCCAGAGCAGATGTCCTGCTGCAAAgtatataaagtgcaaaaaagaaatgtgtttaaaaatcagcagcagatccACAGAGTTTCCATAACAATATTTTCAAATTTGGAGATTTATTGCACATTTTAACTTTCTATTAAAGTAAATTGAGAAAATCTGAAAAACTGCAGCAATTCCAACACCAAAATTTACAATACTACAAATTTGAAACCAGCGCCGTAGGTCAATTTCTGCATTAAAATTGTGCAGATGTTTTCCTTTGCAACTTTtcctatcaactggtgccagaaagttgaacagatttgtaaattacttctattaacccttgcaggactcaacatttttccatttttgcactttcgttttttcctcctcaccttttaaaaatcataacgctttcagttttccaccaacagacctatatgatggcttgttttttgtgccaccaattttactttttaatgacatcaatcatttcaccacaaaatctatggcaaaaccaagaaacaaaattatttgtgcgtcaaaattaagaagaaaaaaaagcccttttgtaattttttgcaacttttgtttctagacagtgcacttttcggtacaaatgacaccttatctttattctgtaggtccatatggttataaGGATACCtagtttatgtaggttttattttattataactacatgcaccaaaattagtatgtttaaaattgtcatcttctgacccccataactttagtatttttctatatatggggctatatgagggctctttttttttttttgcgccattccgccgtggtctgtagtttttatcagcaccatttttgttttaatgggactttttgatagctttttataacattttttaagggtataaaaaatgaccaaaaatttgcaatattggactttggaattttttttttacgtatgcgcattgaccgtgcggtttaactcacgttatatttttatagttcggacatttccgcacgcgattaTATCACATATGTCTGtgccctcccaccatcctctcagctgtttgggatgtcgAGGATGCAGATAAgtgccctcccgccatcctctcagctgtttgggatgccgcaatttcaccgtggtaGTCCCAAACAGTCCGATGACGggaatggttttactttcactttagacatggcgattaactttgatcgccacgtctaaggggttaatgccgggcatcactgcCATTGGTGATGTCCAGCGTTACACACGAGTCCTGATGGCTGAAAGCCGCTGGGACCACCTGGCTATGATGCGGGGTTAGCTTGTGAGCCCGCAtcatagcaggggagcaggcgcagggcctacaggtatgccctgtatccttaagaggttaaatcttaatccttcccgtacttagctgctgtatgctacagaggaagttgttttcttttgaatttcctttctgtgtgaccacagtgctctctgctgacaggaactgtccagagcaggaactaatccctattgcaaacctctcctgctctgcagttcaatgtggtcagacagaaaggaaattcaaaaagaaaagaacttcctatgtagcatacagcagctgatactggaaggattaagatttttaaatagaagtaatttacaaatctgtaatttataaaatagttttccaccggagcatccctttaaccccttaacgacgcaggacgtatatttacgtcctgcgccggctcccgcgatatgaagcgggatcgcgccgcgatcctgcatcatatcgggtcggtcccggcgctcatcaacggccgggacccacggctaataccacacatcgccgatcgcggcgatgtgcggtattaaccctttagaagcggcggtcaaagctgaccgccgcttctaaagtgaaactgaaagtgacccggctgctcagtcgggctgttcgggaccgccgcggtgaaacagctgaccggacaccgggagggcccttacctgcctcctcggtgtccgatcgacgaatgactgctccgtgcctgagatccaggcaggagcagtcaagcgccgataatgctgatcacaggcgtgttaatacacgccagtgatcaacataggagatcagtgtgtgcagtgttataggtccctatgggacctataacactgcaaaaaaaatgtaaaaaaaaaagtgttaataaaggtcatttaaccccttccctaataaaagtttgaatcaccccccttttccccaaaaaaaataaaaacagtgtaaaaaaaaaaaaataaacatatgtggtatcgccgcgtgcgtaaatgtccgaactataaaaatatatcattaattaaaccgcacggtcaatggcgtacgctcaaaaaaattccaaagtccaaaaaagcgtattttggtcactttttataccattaaaaaaatgaataaaaagtgatcaaaaagtcctatcaaaacaaaaatcataccgataaaaacttcagatcatggctcaaaaaatgagtcctcataccgccctgtacgtggaaaaataaaaaagttataggggtcagaagatgacatttttaaacgtataaattttcctgcatgtagttatgattttttccagaagtgcgacaaaatcaaacctatataagtaggatatcattttaaccgcatggacctacagaataatgataaggtgtaatttttactgaaatatgcactgcgtagaaacggaagcccccaaaagtcgcacaatgatttttttttccgtttcgccgtgcatttttgggtaaaatgactaatgtcactgcaaagtagaattggcgacgcaaaaaataagccataatatggatttttaggtggaaaattgaaagggttatgatttttaaaaggtaaggaggaaaaaacgaaagtgcaaaaacggaaaaaccctgagtccttaaggggttaaaacctcaATGACCTCCTTACAGTTGCACCCACATTATATGATAAGATGGTCTGTACATAACAGCTACATTGTTTCAGCTACATATTTCTTGcgactgtacatatttaccaacACTTCATCGTCCATCATAATCATCTTCCCTGTCACCTTCTGCAGGAGGATTACTGGCAAACTGGACTCCTGATCATGTGGATCAGCAATGGCCTCAGAGTATAGCGTCTTCCTATAATGACAGTATCATAAATCTCAGTGCATGGTAAATACCGCAAAACAAGATCCTGATAACTAGTCCTGAAAAATCACCTCTGATCTCTCATGCCTCTGAAGCAATTCTATGTAGAGGAATGGACGGATCTCTTGGGCCGGCTGGGGAGTGGAGCACAATGCCGCCCACTCCCCCTACTAATAACTCACGATCACAGCGGGCCTTAGCAGTGAGACTCGCTGTGATCAACAACTGTTTACATATCTGATCGGCATCTTAAAAGtagtttttaatgacagtaatgctttaaaaggggtactccactgccccagcatccagaacatttagttacaaaagctgggtgcgggctgcgggggtcgtgacatcacgggcatGACCCTCgtcatgtcacgccatgccccttcaatgcaagtctatgtgagggggcgtgacagctatcatgccccctcccataaacttgcattgagggggcggggcatgatgtcacaaggggcgtggttttGACgccacaacccccgcagcccgcacccagcgttcggtactaacccctttaaagtgtcatagcaaaaagtctaaaaaaaaaaatgtcatttttcctttttaacaaatTTGCAAAAAtctctaaaattctgttttcaatTTCTCATCATGtgaagtgcagaatgatggggaagaaactttttttttttttttcttttagcacaaggccacaatataacaaaaaaattaaagggtCCACAAATTTTCTGAATACATTGCATATTAAATCTCATGCTGACTACGCCAGCTCACCATTTCACTGATAGCTGCTGGTAATATAATAGGCGTCCTTCTCCTTTGCATGAAGTACAGACTTTTTTACCTCGTCCAGAACATTTGCCGCACCTTAAAGTTAAACAAAAAGTCACTTAAAGTCCAGTTCACCATCTGCTGACAGCAGAGCTTCATTCTTCATCCTCCAGTGGCCTCTCAATGTCCTTCACTGCCCTTAGTCGCAGAGTTTCTTGCTGaaatcccctatacattatatatttataaatgtacaGATGTCACAGGAGAAGGAAGGGAGGGGACACAAATAATACAAAGGCAACAAGAAAAGGAAGAAAGTTTATAGATGTTATGATGATAAGGAATatgtacaatataaaaaaaaactatacagaaTAACATTATATGCAAAGACTGAAGCAGCAGTTATTAAATTGTTGTATTCTTCTCCATaggggggtagtattatagtagttatattcttgttcataggggcagtattgcagtagttatattcttgtacattgggGACAGTATTTTAGTAGTATAGTCGTATACatggggtcagtattatagttgttatattcttgtacatagcaggcagtagtatagtagttacattcttgtacatgggggcagtattatagtacttatatttttgtaaatatcGGCAGTATTATAATTGCTAAAGTTGTGTACATGGGGACAGTAATAAAGcagttatatacttgtacataggggcagtattatgatggttatattcttgtgcataggGGGTCAGTATTATTGTAACTTTATTTTTGTACACAGGAGACAGtagtatatatattcttgtacataggggcagtattataagtaGTTACATATATGTGcatggggacagtattatagtagttatattcttgtgcataggggacagtattattgtGGTTACATTCTTATACATAATGGATAGTATTATTTTggttactacactgctcaaaaaaaaaataacacatcctagatctgaatgaatgaactaatcatatgaaatactctcgtctttacatagttgaatgtggtgacaacaatatcacacaaaaattatcaatggaaatcaaatttatcaacccatggaggtctggatatggagtcacactcaaaatcaaagtggaaaatcacactacagactgatccaactttgatgtaatgtccttaaccccttaaggaccgggtttttttccgtttttgcattttcgttttttgctccttgcctttaaaaaatcataactctttcaattttgcacctaaaaatccatatgatggcttattttttgcgccaccaattctactttgtaatgacgtcagtcattttgcccaaaaatctacggtgaaacgggaaaaaaatcattgtgcaacaaaattggaaaaaaacgctgttttgtaacttttgggggcttccgtttctacgtagtaaatttttttggtaaaaatgacacctgatatttattctgtaggtccatactattaaaacgataccctacttatataggttttattttgtctgacttctggaaaaaatcataacttcatgcaggaaaattaatacgtttaaaattgtcatcttctgacccctataacttttttatttttccgtgtatggggcggtatgagggctcatttttggcgccgtgatctgaagtttttaactgtaccatttttgcattgataggacttattgatctaaaaagtgaccaaaatacgcttttttggactttggaatttttttgcgcgcacgccattgaccgagcggtttaattaatgatatatttttataatttggacatttccgcacgcggtgataccatatatgtttatttttatttacactgtgttttttttttttattggaaaaggggggtgattcaaacttttaataggggaggagttaaatgatctttattcactttttttttcactttctttttgcagtgttataggtcccatagggacctataacactgcacacactgatctcctatgctgatcactggtttctcataagaaaccagtgatcaacgattctgcagcatgactgctcatgcctggatctcaggcactgagcagtcattcggcgatcggacagcgaggaggcaggaaggggccctcccgctgtcctgtcagctgttcgggatgccgcgattagccgcggctatcccgaacagcccgactgagctagccgggaactttcacttttagccgcgcggctcagctctgagcgcgcggctaaagggttaatagcacgtggcgccgtgatcggcgctgcgcactattagaggcgggtcccggcttcactatgacgccgggccagccgtgatatgacgcggggttactgtgtaaccccgcgttatatcagaagagcaggaccaaagacgtaccggtacatccttggtccttaaggggttaaaacaagtcaaaatgaggctcagtagtgtgtgtggcctccacgtgcccgtatgacctccctacaaaacctgggcatgctcctgatgaggtggcagatggtttcctgagggatgtcctcccttggactaaagcatccgcctgtggtgcaacgtggcattggtggatggagcgagacatgatgtcccagatgtgctcaattggattcaagtctggggaacaggcgggccagtccatagcatcaatgccttcctcttgcagaaactgctgacacactccagccacatgaggtctagcaatgtcttgcattaggaggaactcagggacaactgcaccagcatatggtctcacaaggggtctgatgatctcatctcggtacctaatggcagtcaggctacatctggcaagcacatggagggctgtgcgccccccaaagaaatgccaccccacaccattgatGATCcatcaccaaaccggtcatgctggaggatgttgcaggcagcagaacgttctccatggcatctccagactctgtcacatctgtcacatgtgctcagtgtgaacctgttttcttctgtgaagagcacagggcgccagtggcgaattttccaatcttggtgttctctggcaaatgccaaacatcctgcaaggtgttgggctgtaagcacaacccccacctatggACGACGGgcactcataccaccctcatggagtctgtttctgacggtttgagtggacacatgcacatttgttgcttgctggaggtcattttgcatttGGCTCTGGCAGAGCTTCTCCTGCTCCTACTTGCACAaaagcggaggtagtggtcctgctgctgggttgttgccctcctacggcctcctccatgtctcctggtgtactggcctgtctcctggtagcacctccatgcatTGGATACTATTCTGACAGACatggcaaaccttcttgccacagcttgcattgttgtgccatcctggatgagctgcactacttgagccacttgtatgggttgtaggctccatctcatgctaccactagagtgaaagcaccgccagcattcaaaagtgaccaaaacatcagccaggaagcataggaactgagaagtgatctgtagtcaccacttgcagaacccctcctttatttggggtgtcttgctaattgcctagaatttccacctattgtctgttccatttgcacaacagcatgtgaagttgattgtcaatcagtgttgcttcctgattggacagtgtgatttcacagaagtgtgatttacttcgagttacattgtgttgtttaagtgttccctttatttttttttttgagctgtgtagtaattatagtcttgtacatagggTACAGTTTGGTTGtagttaaagaaaaactgtcagcaaagtcacctgcactaatcagtggtactggctggtaatgagggtgacgctgattaaaatgatgcctacCATGCCGGGATCCGTCCCTGCGTTTGCCAAAATATGCTAATGAGGCACACGTGGCAAGGGCGGGGTTACGAGCCAGGCTTCGAGCACTGTGATGTCAGTGCTGTTCGTTCAGCACCTGGCCCGGCTAATGAGTGTTCattctctccccgctctgtaagaGCTTCTAATccacatgtgccgcttcctgggtaTACTCTCAAAGATGGCCACCGCTGTAATGAAGTGTAAAACCAGGAAGCAGCAAATGTGCAGTAGAAGCACTTACAGAGCGGGAAGGTGTGGGAAAGGCGAAGGGAGGGAATGAACACTCATTAGCCGGGCCAAGCGCTGAACTAACAGcgctgatgtcacagtgcccgagGCTCGGCTcgtaaccccgcccatgccacTTGTTTCTCATTAGcatatttagaaaaaagaagataaCTGACTGCAGGGATGGATCTGGGTATGGTAGGCATCATTtgaatcagtgtcacctgcactaccagccagtacccctGGTTAGTGTGGGCGACATTGCttagagttttcctttaaattcttttaaccccttaacgacgcaggacgactcatcaacggccgggacccgaagatgacatttttaaacgtataaattttcctgcatgtagttaggattttttccagaagtgcgacaaaatcaaacctatataagtagggtatcattttaaccgtatggagctacagaataatgataaggtgtaatttttaccgaaatatgcactgcgtagaaacggaagcccccaaaatttacaaaatggtgttttttcttcgattttgtcgcacaatgattttttttttccgtctcgtcgtgcatttttgggtaaaatgactaatgtcactgcaaagtagaattggcgacgcaaaaaataagccataatatggatttttaggtggaaaattgaaagggttatgatttttaaaaggtaaggaggaaaaaatgaaagtgcaaaaacggaaaaaccctgagtccttaaggggttaaatgggggtAGTATTATGGTATCTTAATACTGCTTTCTACATACAGAATAcaataactataatactgctccctatatacaaaatTAAATAATTATAACACTGCttcctatatgcagaaaaaacttatATACTATGTACAAGACTATATGCAGTTATAGAcgtgtacatagggggcagtgttaTAATTATATTCTAGTCTTTTAGGGGTTAAGAATACCTTATAAATAACACATATTATGATGTAATAAAGGCACTATGCACCTCCTTCTGCCGCTTCCGGAACATGATGGACACCTTTTATTTCTGGATCTTTGGCGGCGATTGTTGGAGCAACCACATCTAAACTGTGCAAAAATTTTGAATATTTAGGAAATTGTCTAGAAAactgaaagaaagagaaaaagaatttaaaaaaaaaagtttcttttaCCTGTCCTGATCCCCCACATCTTGAGCATTTACAGCGTCCACGGCCACCACATTTAAGACATGTCTGTAACAATGGATCTCATGGTCACAGATTTAATCAATTGtaacacaacttaaaggggtactctggccctaagacatcttatcccctatccaaaggaaactgCCTGGTGCCGaccttggggccggagtatcgtgatgtcacgactcctcccctgtgtgatgttacacccccgcccccgctatgcaagtctatgagagggggcgtgacgaccatctcgccccctcccatagacttgcttagcgggggcggggcgtgaggtcacacgggagCGGAGTTTTGACATCACGATACTTCGGCCCCATGGTCGGCAccaggcagtttgtgagctggcagcgtgacgtgcagctcaaagaggtgggtgccgaatgcaagattgctggggtccccagcagcgggacccccacgttcagacattttatcgataggggataagatgtcttagggcttgagtacccctttaacaaaacctacccttcacctttaTTACGATTTACAGATCCAAGGAAGCTAATGCAAATGACCCCATACCCCAAGAAGTGTCCTTCAGATGGCTTCAAAATGACTTTCTAATAAGATTATCCTCTAAAGAGATTACGAGACTTCCTTTCTGACTATATAGAAATACAATAAATCCTGCATTTCAATAAGAGACAGACTAAGCCCAGAACAGCTATTCTATATGGTAATATTGTTCACCTTAATTTCTCCAGACTGAGGCAGTGGACATTTCTTTGACCCTTCATGAAACATTTTTGGGGTGCAAACGTTAATATCCCAAAGCTGCAGCGCAGGTTCTCTTTCTGGAGCCTCAATTCGCTGACCTAAGTATATCAAGACACAAATGTTGACtccaacatttttttaatagaagtaatttacaaatctgtttagctttctggagccagttgatttaaaaaaaacatgtatactTCTAAACCATGGGTCCAGCTAGCATGTATACACAGTACTCACCAGTATAAGGTTTGcttattttttcaatgtgtctttTTTCAGTAAAAGTCGCCAGTCTGTACTGTAATAAAGACATAAACTGCTAAACCTAAATGTTGTCCTAAAACATTATGATTCAACATTATTCAAGTAATAGAGTACATTATACAGACAGCATATTGCCTGTGCACAAAAGGAatgatactgctgctgctgctacaggGATAGGGAtctttacatttaaccccttgaggacgaagggtttttcagtttttgcactttcatttttttcctcctcaccttttaaaaatcataaccctttcaattttccacctaaaaatccatattatggcttattttttgcatcaccaattctactatgcagtgacattagtcattttacccaaaaattcacggcggaacaggaaaaataattgtgcgacaaaatcgaagaaaaaatgccattttgtaacttttgggggcttccgtttctacgcagtgaatatttcggtaaaaatgacaccttatcatcattctgtaggtccatacggttaaaatggtaccctactaatataggtttcattttgtcgtacttgcatgcaggaaaatgtatacgtttaaaaatgtcatcttctgacccctataacttttttatttttccacgtacagggcggtatgagggctcatttttcgccgtgttctgaagtttttatcggtaccatttttcttttgatcggactttttgatcactttttattcattttttaatggcataaaaagtgaccaaaaataagcttttttggaccttggaatttttttacctgtacgccattgaccgtgcgggttaattaatgatatatttttatagttcggacatttacgcacgtggcaataccacatatgtttatttttatttacactgttttatttttattatgggaaaaggggggtgattcaaacttttattagggaaggggttaaatgatctttattaacacttttttttcactttttgtttgcagtgttatagatcccatagggacctataacactgcacacactgatctctcatgctgatcactggcgtgtattaacacgcctgtgatcagtgttatcggcgcttgactgctcctgcctggatctcaggcacggagcagtcattcgccgatcggacaccgaggaggcaggtaagggcccttccggtgtcctgtaagctgttcgtgacaccgcgatttcaccgcggctgtctcgaacagcccgactgagcagctttgatcgccgcatctgaagggttaatacagtgcatcaccgcgatcggtgatgtcctgttttagccgcgggtcccagccgttgatagacgccgggaccgacccgatatgatgcgggaacccagcggaggacgtaaatatacgtccttcgtcgttaaggggttaaagggacactccgcccctagacatctcatcccctatccaaaaggataaaatgtctgatcgcgggggtaccaccgctggggaccccccacgatctccctgctgcacccagcgtttgtttagagcgtcgggtgccgcACCGTAGGCTCGTGATgcactcacgccccctcccatagacttgcattgaggaagcaTAGCCGTGACATTACGTGTGGGGCGTGGCCGGGAAGTCACGAGTCTCCGCCCTACATTGCCAGTCATTCAGTACGGAGCGAAGTTGAaatgccgcagcagagattgcggggtcccaggCATCCTACATGTCCTACACTCCAGTCCCACCCAGAGCTGCGTTTTGAAATTCTGGTATTGTAGTGCGTTTTATACTCCAGTCACTAAATTCAGAATATTCTTATCATTTACTTACACAAACCTCACTTTTCTCAATTCCA
The sequence above is a segment of the Hyla sarda isolate aHylSar1 chromosome 6, aHylSar1.hap1, whole genome shotgun sequence genome. Coding sequences within it:
- the LOC130276106 gene encoding protein SSUH2 homolog isoform X1 — its product is MEQETSMTDHCTPCNTSNGDPQDYRNVPLITEDAVRDALRKYVLSSYCCCRPRSEEPVIERLTQLPLYRYRLATFTEKRHIEKISKPYTGQRIEAPEREPALQLWDINVCTPKMFHEGSKKCPLPQSGEIKTCLKCGGRGRCKCSRCGGSGQFRCGCSNNRRQRSRNKRCPSCSGSGRRRCGKCSGRGKKVCTSCKGEGRLLYYQQLSVKWKTLYSEAIADPHDQESSLPVILLQKVTGKMIMMDDEVLVHPLAGCPDVAEISAASERLIQEHQNTCGPLCHILRQRQTVEMIPVVQVQYEYNGKNLSCLVYGQELRVYSKRSLHRFTLSCSVM
- the LOC130276106 gene encoding protein SSUH2 homolog isoform X2; the protein is MEQETSMTDHCTPCNTSNGDPQDYRNVPLITEDAVRDALRKYVLSSYCCCRPRSEEPVIERLTQLPLYRYRLATFTEKRHIEKISKPYTGQRIEAPEREPALQLWDINVCTPKMFHEGSKKCPLPQSGEIKTCLKCGGRGRCKCSRCGGSGQFRCGCSNNRRQRSRNKRCPSCSGSGRRRCGKCSGRGKKVCTSCKGEGRLLYYQQLSVKWKTLYSEAIADPHDQESSLPVILLQKVTGKMIMMDDEVLVHPLAGCPDVAEISAASERLIQEHQNTCGPLCHILRQTVEMIPVVQVQYEYNGKNLSCLVYGQELRVYSKRSLHRFTLSCSVM
- the LOC130276106 gene encoding protein SSUH2 homolog isoform X3 codes for the protein MEQETSMTDHCTPCNTSNGDPQDYRNVPLITEDAVRDALRKYVLSSYCCCRPRSEEPVIERLTQLPLYRYRLATFTEKRHIEKISKPYTGQRIEAPEREPALQLWDINVCTPKMFHEGSKKCPLPQSGEIKTCLKCGGRGRCKCSRCGGSGQFRCGCSNNRRQRSRNKRCPSCSGSGRRRCGKCSGRGKKVCTSCKGEGRLLYYQQLSVKWKTLYSEAIADPHDQESSLPVILLQKVTGKMIMMDDEVLVHPLAGCPDVAEISAASERLIQEHQNTCGPLCHILSVRPWR